One part of the bacterium genome encodes these proteins:
- a CDS encoding UDP-N-acetylmuramoyl-tripeptide--D-alanyl-D-alanine ligase — protein sequence MKFLLSEALAATGGALLRGEGADTVFTGVSTDTRKELEGTLFVALPGERFDAHDFLDKAVSGGASGLLVSKDTGSKAAAVIKVPDTLAALGSLGRMARRKAGFRLAAVTGSFGKTTTKELALRLLRGAGVKTLGTPGNLNNLIGLPLTLLGAVGDEKFAVVELGISVPEEMEKLANICEPDVALVTGVGPAHTEGLGDVEGVAREKLAIAGGLKSGGTLILPHGDPAIEKAAEKLRKDIRVVTFGWEKGADFRGEGYESLGEKGSSFYVGGRKIFLPLPGRHNATNGLAALALVAELGVSLPPGEEPFGREGAASLRGEIVAGPRGSNLLVDCYNANPGAVRAALDTLADLAGGRRKILVLGDMRELGALSAKEHASIGGYAVEKGVSEMFLLGPETVHTAEAARKAGLPAGKIHMAGSVESLSEELPAVLGKGDWVLIKGSRAHKLDLLLLGLLRSKRD from the coding sequence GTGAAATTCCTCCTCTCCGAGGCGCTCGCGGCCACCGGCGGCGCGCTGCTTCGAGGGGAAGGCGCGGACACTGTTTTTACCGGGGTCAGTACCGACACGCGAAAGGAGCTTGAGGGAACGCTTTTCGTGGCCCTTCCGGGAGAGCGCTTCGACGCGCACGACTTTCTGGACAAGGCGGTTTCGGGCGGAGCTTCCGGTCTTCTGGTCTCGAAAGACACCGGCTCAAAAGCCGCCGCCGTAATAAAGGTCCCCGACACCCTCGCCGCCCTCGGCTCTCTCGGGCGGATGGCGCGAAGGAAGGCGGGGTTCAGGCTGGCGGCGGTGACCGGAAGCTTCGGGAAGACGACGACAAAGGAGTTGGCCCTCAGGCTGCTTAGGGGAGCGGGCGTGAAGACGCTCGGCACGCCCGGCAACCTCAACAACCTCATCGGCCTTCCCCTGACTCTTCTGGGAGCCGTGGGGGACGAGAAGTTCGCGGTTGTCGAGCTCGGCATTTCGGTCCCGGAAGAGATGGAAAAGCTCGCCAATATCTGCGAGCCCGACGTAGCCCTCGTCACCGGCGTGGGCCCGGCCCATACCGAGGGGCTTGGCGACGTGGAGGGAGTTGCGCGGGAGAAGCTGGCCATCGCCGGAGGACTTAAAAGCGGCGGAACCCTGATTCTGCCCCACGGGGACCCGGCAATCGAAAAGGCCGCCGAAAAGCTACGGAAAGACATAAGGGTCGTGACCTTCGGCTGGGAAAAGGGGGCTGATTTCCGGGGCGAAGGGTATGAGTCGCTCGGGGAGAAAGGAAGTTCCTTCTACGTCGGCGGAAGAAAGATTTTTTTGCCCCTGCCGGGCAGGCACAACGCCACGAACGGACTCGCGGCGCTCGCTCTGGTCGCGGAACTTGGCGTTTCTCTTCCTCCGGGGGAGGAACCTTTCGGCAGGGAGGGAGCGGCTTCTCTGCGCGGCGAGATTGTCGCCGGACCGAGGGGCTCGAACCTTCTGGTGGACTGCTACAACGCCAACCCCGGAGCGGTAAGGGCGGCGCTCGACACTCTCGCCGACCTCGCCGGAGGCAGGAGAAAGATTCTGGTCCTCGGGGACATGCGGGAACTGGGAGCGCTGAGCGCAAAGGAACACGCCTCGATAGGCGGCTACGCCGTCGAAAAGGGCGTAAGCGAGATGTTCCTCCTCGGCCCGGAGACTGTTCACACCGCCGAGGCGGCGAGGAAGGCAGGGCTTCCCGCCGGAAAAATACACATGGCCGGGAGCGTTGAATCCCTGTCCGAAGAGCTTCCGGCCGTCCTCGGCAAGGGCGACTGGGTACTGATAAAGGGGAGCAGGGCGCACAAACTCGACCTCCTCCTCCTCGGCCTTTTGCGCAGCAAGCGGGATTAA
- a CDS encoding UDP-N-acetylmuramoyl-L-alanyl-D-glutamate--2,6-diaminopimelate ligase — protein MRLSVIAAQLPGVIKGPASDPEVTGVVCDSRQVRGGSLFAAISGEKTDGHNFLENAAKLGAVACIVEREDADTFGMARILVEDAEEALGWAASAFFGHPSRSLTLVGITGTNGKTTTAHLIQQILREAGISAGRMGTVGNSYPSGAEEDSPLTTPDAPALQAILARMVREGAQAVVAEISSHALMRKRTAGCSFACTVFTNLTQDHLDFHGSMEEYFQAKKMLFTDYPRLVEAVVNVDDPWGRMLASELGGHVVTFGLESGDIRFEASRYDAGGITGTILYPGGEEPISLPLTGSFNAQNSAAALGVAWALGLDFKKVVKALENAPQTPGRLEKVENTLGIGVYVDYAHTPDALSRVLESVRPLTRGRLFCVFGCGGDRDRTKRPLMAKAAAEWADVLVLTADNSRSEETNLILDSIEAGIPPEWRKVSGGLLSGCREYARIEDREEAIGWAVKAAAPGDIVIVAGKGHETYQIFRDRTDRFDDREKALNFLGQRGGL, from the coding sequence TTGAGACTCTCGGTCATAGCAGCCCAGTTGCCGGGCGTAATTAAAGGTCCCGCCTCCGACCCGGAGGTAACGGGAGTGGTCTGCGACTCGCGGCAGGTCCGGGGAGGCTCTTTGTTCGCGGCCATAAGCGGCGAGAAGACCGACGGCCACAACTTCCTCGAAAACGCGGCGAAGCTCGGCGCGGTAGCCTGCATCGTGGAGCGGGAGGACGCAGACACCTTCGGGATGGCGCGGATACTTGTGGAAGACGCCGAGGAAGCTCTCGGCTGGGCCGCTTCGGCCTTTTTCGGCCACCCTTCGCGCTCCCTGACCCTCGTCGGCATCACCGGGACCAACGGCAAGACCACCACGGCCCACCTGATCCAGCAGATTTTGAGGGAAGCGGGCATCAGTGCGGGCAGAATGGGCACGGTGGGCAACTCCTACCCCTCCGGCGCGGAGGAGGACTCCCCCCTGACCACCCCGGACGCCCCGGCCCTTCAGGCGATTCTGGCCCGGATGGTCCGGGAGGGGGCTCAGGCGGTGGTGGCCGAGATAAGCTCCCACGCCCTGATGCGAAAGCGTACGGCGGGGTGCTCCTTCGCCTGCACCGTCTTCACTAATCTCACGCAGGACCATCTGGATTTTCACGGCTCGATGGAGGAATACTTCCAGGCCAAGAAGATGCTTTTCACCGATTACCCGCGCCTCGTGGAGGCGGTGGTCAACGTGGACGACCCCTGGGGCAGGATGCTCGCCTCGGAGCTCGGCGGCCACGTCGTGACCTTCGGGCTGGAGAGCGGCGACATACGATTCGAGGCCTCCCGCTACGACGCCGGAGGGATAACCGGGACGATCCTCTATCCGGGCGGCGAGGAGCCGATATCCCTGCCCCTCACCGGCTCCTTCAACGCCCAGAATTCGGCGGCGGCGCTGGGGGTGGCGTGGGCGCTCGGGCTGGACTTCAAAAAGGTGGTAAAGGCCCTTGAAAACGCGCCCCAGACTCCGGGGAGGCTTGAAAAGGTCGAAAACACCCTCGGCATAGGGGTCTACGTGGACTACGCCCACACCCCCGACGCCCTCTCAAGAGTGCTGGAATCCGTCCGGCCTCTTACCCGCGGGCGGCTTTTCTGCGTCTTCGGCTGCGGAGGAGACCGCGACAGGACCAAGCGGCCCCTGATGGCGAAAGCCGCCGCCGAGTGGGCCGACGTACTGGTCCTGACCGCCGACAACTCCCGCTCGGAGGAGACAAACCTGATCCTCGATTCCATCGAGGCCGGGATTCCGCCCGAGTGGCGAAAGGTTTCCGGCGGCCTCCTCTCGGGGTGCAGGGAGTACGCGCGCATCGAGGACAGGGAAGAGGCGATAGGGTGGGCGGTGAAGGCCGCAGCCCCCGGCGACATAGTCATAGTGGCCGGGAAGGGCCACGAGACCTATCAGATCTTCAGGGATCGGACCGACAGGTTCGACGACCGGGAAAAGGCTCTTAATTTTCTCGGCCAGAGGGGCGGGCTGTGA
- the ftsW gene encoding putative lipid II flippase FtsW, protein MARMEISSARLPDVTVTAVVALLTVIGLVMAFSTSKLVSSGDEVKMVTSHFQKQLLFAAIGIAAYWFAAGVAPESLRRYSILGLVLTSVLLALVLWSPLGVMANGATRWLKIGPLPQFQPSELAKLVLVVFLADSLARRGPEKMKDFRFGFLPNLLIPGLPIALVALEKDLGTAIVMVSIICGMVFIAGARLKHLAGLILLALLGIAIEIIREPYRVRRILAFMNPEEHMLDSAFQLTQSQLAFASGGLWGAGIGSGQQKLFYLPEAHTDFVLSVWGEETGLIGTLVVIGLFMALTWRGITIGIRQKDPYRRFLAVGITAWLAIQAAINAMVVLGAAPTKGLPLPFLSYGGTGLIVTLAAAGLLAGLARPLEEPL, encoded by the coding sequence ATGGCCAGGATGGAAATTAGTTCCGCCAGATTGCCCGACGTGACGGTAACCGCCGTGGTGGCGCTCCTGACGGTCATCGGCCTCGTCATGGCGTTTTCCACCTCGAAGCTGGTTTCAAGCGGCGACGAGGTGAAGATGGTGACCTCGCACTTCCAGAAGCAGCTGCTCTTCGCCGCGATTGGAATAGCCGCCTACTGGTTCGCCGCGGGGGTCGCCCCGGAGTCGCTGCGCAGGTATTCAATCCTCGGCCTTGTCCTGACCTCGGTGCTACTGGCGCTGGTCCTCTGGTCTCCCCTCGGAGTTATGGCCAACGGCGCTACGAGATGGCTCAAGATCGGCCCCCTGCCGCAGTTCCAGCCCTCGGAGCTGGCGAAGCTGGTGCTGGTCGTCTTCCTCGCCGACAGCCTCGCCCGGCGCGGGCCGGAGAAGATGAAGGATTTTCGCTTCGGCTTTCTGCCGAATCTGCTCATACCGGGGCTTCCCATCGCGCTTGTGGCCCTTGAAAAGGACCTCGGCACGGCGATAGTCATGGTCTCGATAATCTGCGGGATGGTCTTCATAGCGGGAGCGCGGCTAAAGCACCTCGCGGGGCTCATCCTTCTCGCCCTTCTGGGCATCGCAATCGAGATTATCCGCGAGCCCTACCGGGTGAGGCGTATTCTGGCCTTCATGAACCCCGAGGAGCACATGCTGGACAGCGCCTTCCAGCTTACCCAGTCCCAGCTCGCCTTCGCCTCCGGCGGACTTTGGGGCGCCGGGATAGGCTCCGGCCAGCAAAAGCTCTTCTACCTCCCCGAGGCCCACACCGACTTCGTCCTTTCGGTCTGGGGGGAGGAGACCGGGCTCATCGGCACGCTGGTGGTCATCGGGCTCTTCATGGCCCTCACCTGGCGCGGGATAACGATAGGAATCAGGCAGAAAGACCCTTACAGGCGCTTTCTGGCCGTGGGGATAACCGCGTGGCTGGCGATACAGGCCGCGATAAACGCGATGGTGGTGCTGGGAGCGGCCCCGACGAAGGGGCTTCCCCTGCCCTTCCTCTCCTACGGTGGAACCGGCCTCATCGTGACGCTGGCCGCCGCCGGGCTTCTCGCCGGGCTCGCTCGCCCGCTGGAGGAGCCGCTGTGA
- the murD gene encoding UDP-N-acetylmuramoyl-L-alanine--D-glutamate ligase — translation MKKSELEKLRVLVAGGGSSGRGAARFLLGRAGEVILADDKPKESLGPETLALESEGVVITGGGLERAGKCFGLCVLSPGISLYDARIQALAQSGVEVISEVELASRYLSAPIIGITGTNGKTTVTKLLGHILKSAEKRVFIGGNVGTPLIEAVGGDYEVIVAELSSFQLEACREFHPAVSVFLNLKGDHLERHKDLREYGDAKARIFTNQTGADAAVVNRDDPLVWEYAKSSGATIIPYSVKGPLGVGGWKEGEEAVILMPGNDGVRLPLSCLKLRGLHNVENVLAAVLAAAIAGVDPVEAWESACEFKGLPHRIEEFLKWRGITFIDDSKATNVDAVVRALETVKTPLILLVGGIDKGSDYAPLRAGLAEKGKKVIIVGPHGQRMAKELEGAAPIAAAKDWPEAVRIAVESASEGDTVLLSPAAASFDFFTGYAQRGEVFQKLCLEETRRLGDGQDGN, via the coding sequence ATGAAAAAAAGCGAACTTGAAAAACTGCGGGTGCTGGTCGCCGGAGGAGGTTCGAGCGGCAGGGGCGCCGCGCGCTTCCTGCTCGGGCGCGCCGGGGAGGTGATTCTCGCGGACGACAAGCCGAAGGAGTCGCTCGGCCCGGAGACTCTGGCGCTCGAAAGCGAAGGCGTCGTCATCACCGGCGGCGGGCTGGAGCGGGCGGGCAAGTGCTTCGGCCTTTGCGTGCTCAGCCCCGGCATAAGCCTCTACGACGCGAGGATTCAGGCGCTCGCACAGTCCGGAGTAGAGGTAATAAGCGAGGTAGAGCTGGCGTCCAGATACCTTTCCGCCCCGATAATCGGCATAACCGGGACCAACGGCAAGACCACTGTGACGAAGCTTCTCGGCCATATCCTCAAAAGCGCCGAAAAGCGCGTCTTCATCGGCGGAAACGTCGGCACCCCCCTCATCGAGGCGGTGGGCGGCGATTACGAGGTGATAGTGGCGGAGCTTTCGAGCTTCCAGCTCGAAGCCTGCCGTGAGTTTCACCCGGCGGTGTCGGTTTTCCTGAACCTGAAGGGCGACCACCTCGAACGCCACAAAGACCTTCGGGAGTATGGCGACGCCAAGGCGCGAATTTTCACGAACCAGACCGGAGCCGACGCCGCCGTGGTCAACCGGGACGACCCTCTGGTCTGGGAATACGCGAAAAGCTCCGGAGCGACGATTATCCCCTACTCGGTAAAGGGGCCGCTCGGCGTCGGAGGCTGGAAGGAGGGCGAGGAGGCCGTGATTCTGATGCCGGGAAACGACGGCGTCCGCCTGCCCCTCTCCTGCCTGAAACTCCGGGGCCTCCACAACGTCGAAAACGTCCTCGCCGCCGTCCTCGCCGCAGCGATAGCGGGGGTGGACCCCGTCGAAGCGTGGGAGAGCGCCTGTGAATTCAAGGGACTGCCCCACCGCATCGAGGAGTTCCTGAAATGGAGGGGAATCACCTTCATCGACGACTCCAAGGCCACGAACGTGGACGCCGTGGTGAGGGCGCTGGAGACGGTCAAGACCCCCCTGATCCTCCTTGTGGGGGGAATCGACAAGGGCTCGGACTACGCGCCGCTACGGGCGGGGCTCGCCGAAAAGGGAAAGAAGGTGATCATCGTCGGGCCCCACGGCCAGAGGATGGCGAAGGAACTGGAAGGGGCCGCGCCCATTGCTGCCGCCAAAGACTGGCCGGAAGCTGTTCGTATCGCGGTCGAGTCCGCAAGCGAGGGGGATACCGTTCTCCTCAGCCCCGCCGCCGCCAGCTTCGATTTTTTCACCGGTTACGCCCAGCGGGGCGAGGTCTTCCAGAAACTCTGCCTCGAAGAGACAAGGAGGCTGGGCGATGGCCAGGATGGAAATTAG
- a CDS encoding phospho-N-acetylmuramoyl-pentapeptide-transferase, producing MLYKLIFLFQDTFGAINVFRYITFRTVLGMLTSLLISLLLGPRVIELLRKLHVGDVNRKYTPQEHSATKKATPTMGGVLILFSLAVAVIAWGDPGHRQIWTALFVTLGFGVVGFLDDYLKVSKKNSAGVSARVKMLSMIVIAALGCGFLMTEPGFNTRLVFPFLKNVQPDLGLWYLPFAVFVVVGAGNAVNLTDGLDGLATGPVIISSITFTVFCYAAGNARIAEYLQIPFVAGAGDVAIFTAAMAGAALGFLWFNAYPAQVFMGDVGSLALGGALGMAAVISKFEIVLAIVGGVFVMEAMSVIIQVGYFKRTKKRIFLMAPIHHHFEKKGWHEPKITVRFWIISIILALIGLATLKIR from the coding sequence ATGCTCTATAAACTCATTTTCCTTTTTCAGGATACCTTCGGGGCGATTAACGTCTTTCGTTACATCACCTTCCGTACGGTTCTGGGCATGCTCACCTCGCTCCTTATCTCCCTCCTTCTCGGGCCGAGGGTGATAGAGCTTCTGCGAAAACTGCACGTCGGCGACGTAAACCGCAAATACACGCCGCAAGAGCACAGCGCCACGAAGAAGGCCACCCCGACGATGGGCGGCGTGCTCATACTCTTCTCCCTCGCCGTAGCGGTAATAGCGTGGGGCGATCCCGGCCACCGGCAGATATGGACGGCGCTCTTCGTGACCCTGGGCTTCGGCGTCGTCGGTTTTCTTGACGATTACCTGAAAGTGAGCAAGAAAAATTCCGCCGGAGTCTCCGCGCGGGTGAAGATGCTCTCGATGATAGTCATAGCCGCGCTGGGCTGCGGCTTTCTTATGACCGAACCCGGCTTCAACACCCGGCTGGTCTTCCCCTTCCTCAAGAACGTGCAGCCCGATCTCGGCCTCTGGTATCTGCCCTTCGCCGTCTTCGTGGTCGTCGGCGCGGGCAACGCGGTGAACCTTACGGACGGGCTCGACGGCCTCGCGACCGGCCCGGTCATCATCTCCTCGATCACCTTCACCGTCTTTTGCTACGCGGCGGGCAACGCGAGGATAGCCGAATACCTCCAGATTCCCTTCGTCGCCGGGGCGGGCGACGTCGCAATCTTCACCGCGGCGATGGCGGGGGCGGCGCTGGGCTTTTTGTGGTTCAACGCCTACCCCGCGCAGGTCTTCATGGGCGACGTGGGAAGCCTCGCCCTTGGCGGCGCGCTGGGAATGGCGGCGGTGATAAGCAAATTCGAGATAGTTCTGGCGATAGTCGGTGGCGTCTTCGTGATGGAGGCGATGAGCGTAATAATCCAGGTCGGCTACTTCAAGAGGACCAAAAAACGCATCTTCCTCATGGCTCCCATCCACCACCATTTCGAGAAGAAGGGGTGGCACGAGCCCAAGATAACCGTGCGCTTCTGGATAATCTCCATAATCCTGGCCCTTATCGGCCTTGCGACACTGAAGATACGATGA
- the murG gene encoding undecaprenyldiphospho-muramoylpentapeptide beta-N-acetylglucosaminyltransferase encodes MRLLIAGGGTGGHLYPGVAVAQELLSREGGHEVRFAGNSRGLEAKVLPSLGLSMTPIRSGGLVGVGALSKLRGGISTVAGFKDSAELVASFRPDACLGVGGYVSFPVVAYCALRGIPSAVQEQNAVAGVTNRLLGKVVKRVYLGDPSAAKDFPPKKILWTGNPLRQNFSAPFPYFPPRAGEEFRVLVLGGSQGAASLNRIVPEALRSLSIPVSVVHQCGKGKEEGVAGAYEGVAGIHVIPFIDEMAKAYAWAHLVIARAGALTLAELAAVGRPAILIPFPFAAGNHQEANALSAQEKGAAICVTEKELDAPKIAALVEGFSVDSSILEKMAESAAQSAKRRAAADIVDDLLRLSGRGDR; translated from the coding sequence GTGAGACTCCTCATCGCCGGAGGCGGCACCGGAGGGCACCTCTACCCCGGAGTGGCGGTGGCCCAGGAGCTTTTGTCGCGTGAAGGCGGCCACGAAGTGCGTTTCGCGGGAAATTCCAGGGGGCTGGAGGCGAAGGTGCTTCCCTCGCTCGGCCTTTCCATGACACCAATACGCAGCGGCGGCCTCGTGGGGGTCGGAGCGCTCTCGAAGCTCAGGGGAGGCATAAGCACCGTAGCCGGATTCAAGGATTCGGCCGAACTGGTCGCCTCTTTTCGGCCTGACGCCTGCCTCGGGGTCGGCGGGTACGTCTCCTTCCCGGTCGTGGCCTACTGCGCGCTCAGGGGAATTCCCTCGGCGGTGCAGGAGCAGAACGCGGTGGCGGGAGTGACCAACAGGCTTCTGGGGAAGGTGGTCAAGCGCGTCTATCTGGGCGACCCCTCGGCGGCCAAGGATTTTCCCCCGAAGAAGATACTCTGGACCGGGAACCCGCTTCGGCAAAACTTTTCGGCCCCCTTCCCCTACTTCCCGCCAAGGGCGGGCGAGGAGTTCCGGGTGCTGGTGCTGGGCGGCAGTCAGGGCGCGGCGAGCCTCAACCGGATAGTTCCCGAGGCGCTCAGGAGCCTTTCCATACCCGTCTCGGTGGTTCACCAGTGCGGCAAGGGAAAGGAAGAGGGGGTCGCCGGAGCTTACGAGGGCGTAGCCGGGATTCACGTAATACCGTTCATCGACGAGATGGCCAAGGCTTACGCCTGGGCGCACCTCGTCATCGCGCGGGCGGGGGCGCTGACGCTGGCCGAGCTTGCCGCCGTCGGCCGACCGGCGATACTGATTCCCTTCCCCTTCGCCGCCGGAAACCATCAGGAGGCGAACGCCCTCTCGGCGCAGGAAAAGGGAGCGGCGATCTGCGTGACCGAAAAAGAGCTCGACGCGCCCAAGATAGCCGCGCTGGTGGAAGGGTTCTCCGTCGACTCCTCGATCCTCGAAAAGATGGCGGAGAGCGCCGCCCAAAGCGCCAAAAGACGCGCGGCGGCGGACATAGTGGACGACCTCTTGCGGCTCTCGGGCCGGGGAGACAGGTAA